One segment of Chloroflexota bacterium DNA contains the following:
- the mrdA gene encoding penicillin-binding protein 2 — translation MRGSRRDRDLLPGFRGAPVATGPDGRGRVGLSRRSLRRAAQLSAGGGRALDQRPCNRLPLAALESAPLAQAIRGNPPMSQNPGRTDQRAKDLTTRRKLILGAAAGGAGALLVGRMWQLQIFQHEDLALEAEANRTRVEEVPPVRGMVFDASGRRLADNVPVFDFWLDTAGVDVETLPDLVAATAVPIGADPPELFRTLERAILNGFGEIEIARNLDRNTALVVRENTFRWPGIDLRPRYRREYFNGQTMGQLVGFTGPIPAESRDSYLDRGVSLSEDVGLSGIEMRFQDDLRGTSGRRLLEVGALKQDIRELHYTAPVTGANVHLTIDSPFQAGITAVLERFLSPEGAGVVIVLDPRNGNVLALVDYPTFDNSSFAAGISDDEFQGLISDPRHPLINHAISGLYPPGSTFKIVAAAAALEEGVVNAETPFECSGHLILPSGWIFHDWLKSGHGTVDLHRAIAESCNVYFYKISGGDPYAGFSGVRDKSLARYAREFGFGRASGIDLPHESPGTVPDRTWKQTALGAPWVTGDTYQAAIGQGFVQVNPLQLANMYAAIGNGGTLYRPRLVTHLTNSNGATIRRLNPEAIGQLPVSGANLALIRHALDDAVQGINGTGFRARTGAVRFAAKTGTAEYAGLRDENGNLPAHSWFAGYAPYEDPEIAFAVLIRDGGEGSHTAALVARDVLEFHFGGKVPPLRYPTLAAIRAEDPE, via the coding sequence ATGCGCGGTAGCCGCCGGGACCGCGATCTATTACCTGGTTTTCGGGGCGCTCCTGTCGCTACAGGGCCTGACGGTCGCGGCCGAGTCGGCCTTAGCCGCCGGAGCTTACGCCGTGCTGCTCAACTGTCTGCTGGCGGCGGCCGCGCACTGGATCAGCGACCTTGTAATCGGTTACCTTTGGCCGCGCTCGAATCGGCTCCGCTCGCGCAGGCAATTCGGGGGAATCCGCCGATGAGCCAGAATCCGGGCCGCACCGATCAACGTGCCAAGGACCTGACCACACGGCGCAAGCTGATTCTGGGTGCGGCGGCCGGCGGGGCCGGAGCCCTTCTGGTCGGGCGGATGTGGCAGCTGCAGATCTTCCAGCACGAGGACTTGGCGCTAGAAGCCGAGGCCAACCGCACCCGAGTCGAAGAGGTGCCCCCGGTTCGGGGCATGGTGTTTGACGCCAGCGGGCGCCGCCTGGCCGACAACGTGCCGGTGTTTGATTTCTGGCTTGACACCGCCGGGGTCGATGTCGAAACCCTTCCCGACCTGGTCGCCGCCACCGCGGTCCCGATCGGGGCCGACCCGCCGGAGCTGTTCCGCACCCTCGAACGGGCGATCCTGAATGGATTCGGCGAGATTGAAATCGCCCGTAACCTGGATCGAAATACGGCATTGGTGGTCCGCGAGAACACCTTTCGTTGGCCCGGTATCGACCTGCGCCCGCGCTACCGCCGCGAGTATTTCAACGGCCAAACCATGGGCCAACTGGTGGGATTCACCGGCCCGATTCCGGCCGAATCCCGGGACTCCTACCTTGACCGCGGCGTAAGCCTCTCCGAAGACGTCGGATTGTCCGGAATCGAGATGCGCTTCCAGGACGATCTGCGCGGCACCAGCGGGCGCCGCCTGCTGGAAGTGGGGGCACTCAAACAGGACATCCGCGAACTCCACTACACCGCTCCGGTGACCGGCGCCAACGTTCATCTGACGATCGACTCGCCGTTCCAGGCCGGCATCACCGCGGTCCTGGAGCGGTTCCTTTCGCCCGAAGGTGCGGGAGTGGTGATCGTGCTCGACCCGCGCAACGGCAACGTGCTAGCCCTGGTCGACTACCCGACTTTCGACAATTCGTCGTTTGCCGCCGGAATCTCGGACGACGAATTCCAGGGCCTGATCTCGGACCCGCGCCACCCGCTGATTAACCACGCCATATCCGGTCTTTATCCGCCCGGCTCCACGTTCAAGATCGTCGCCGCCGCGGCCGCCCTCGAGGAAGGGGTGGTAAACGCCGAGACTCCATTCGAGTGCAGCGGCCACCTGATCCTGCCATCGGGCTGGATCTTCCACGACTGGCTCAAATCCGGGCACGGCACCGTTGACCTGCACCGGGCGATCGCCGAATCCTGCAACGTGTACTTCTACAAGATTTCGGGCGGCGACCCCTACGCCGGCTTCAGCGGCGTCCGCGACAAATCGCTCGCGCGCTATGCGCGCGAATTCGGATTCGGCCGCGCCTCCGGGATCGATCTCCCTCACGAGTCTCCCGGAACCGTCCCCGACCGGACCTGGAAGCAGACCGCTCTCGGCGCCCCCTGGGTCACCGGCGACACTTACCAGGCAGCGATCGGGCAGGGATTCGTCCAGGTAAACCCTCTCCAGTTGGCCAACATGTATGCAGCCATTGGCAACGGCGGCACGCTCTACCGGCCGCGTCTGGTTACCCATTTGACCAACTCCAACGGGGCCACCATTCGCCGACTCAATCCCGAGGCCATCGGCCAACTGCCGGTATCCGGAGCCAACCTGGCCCTGATTCGCCACGCCTTGGATGACGCGGTCCAGGGAATCAACGGCACCGGGTTTCGCGCCCGCACCGGCGCGGTGCGGTTCGCGGCCAAGACCGGTACCGCCGAATACGCCGGTCTGCGCGACGAGAACGGCAACCTGCCCGCACACTCCTGGTTTGCCGGTTACGCTCCATACGAGGATCCCGAAATTGCGTTTGCGGTGCTGATCCGCGATGGCGGCGAAGGCTCCCATACCGCCGCCCTGGTCGCGCGCGACGTGCTCGAGTTCCACTTTGGCGGCAAGGTCCCGCCGTTGCGCTACCCGACCCTGGCCGCCATCCGCGCGGAGGATCCGGAGTGA
- a CDS encoding rod shape-determining protein RodA produces the protein MRGSRNCVCGADPRWRRRLPYRRPGRARRARVPLWRQGPAVALPDPGRHPRGGSGVRLARRLAALAARFERRDAILFVGLAGLITASLVALAFLGEPLSAGLSSQVLRQSIFVALGGAAYLAMSRLSYRVWWSLSWTTYALAIILLLAVLLFGVERGGSQRWFLLGEIQFQPSEFAKIALIVTLARFYTRSPLALTTLRGHLLAGLITLPLALLVLRQPDFGSAMLLLCIWQGIALAAGVAWRRLVIPPLVTLALSPLIWLTLQPYMRERILSFFDPGFDPLGSGYNVLQARIAIGSGGLWGRGFSESSQTVLEFLRVRETDFIFAVIAEQAGLIGATALLAMFGLVILYCLMASLSAQDSFGGLIAAGVMLIFVFQVVINVGMNAGVVPVTGLTLPLVSAGGSSVLALLAGLGLVTSVSHYREPSYVQSRKRPAIGDVGE, from the coding sequence ATACGAGGATCCCGAAATTGCGTTTGCGGTGCTGATCCGCGATGGCGGCGAAGGCTCCCATACCGCCGCCCTGGTCGCGCGCGACGTGCTCGAGTTCCACTTTGGCGGCAAGGTCCCGCCGTTGCGCTACCCGACCCTGGCCGCCATCCGCGCGGAGGATCCGGAGTGAGGTTGGCGCGACGCCTGGCGGCCCTGGCGGCGCGATTTGAGCGACGCGACGCGATATTGTTCGTCGGCCTGGCCGGACTGATCACCGCCAGCCTGGTGGCGCTGGCGTTTCTGGGGGAGCCGCTCAGCGCCGGGCTGAGCTCGCAGGTGTTGCGGCAGTCGATTTTCGTGGCGCTGGGCGGGGCCGCCTATCTGGCGATGTCGCGGCTCAGCTACCGCGTCTGGTGGTCGCTGTCCTGGACCACCTATGCCCTGGCCATCATCCTTTTGCTGGCGGTATTGCTCTTCGGAGTCGAACGCGGCGGTTCGCAGCGCTGGTTCCTGTTGGGGGAAATCCAGTTCCAGCCCTCCGAATTTGCCAAAATCGCCCTGATCGTGACCCTGGCCCGCTTCTACACTCGCTCGCCGCTGGCTCTAACCACCCTGCGGGGTCACCTGCTGGCAGGGTTGATCACCCTCCCGTTGGCGCTGCTGGTGCTGCGGCAACCCGACTTCGGCTCGGCGATGTTGCTACTGTGCATCTGGCAGGGCATAGCCCTGGCCGCCGGCGTGGCCTGGCGCCGCCTGGTAATCCCGCCGCTGGTCACTCTGGCGCTGTCGCCGCTGATCTGGCTCACCCTGCAGCCGTACATGCGCGAACGGATCCTGTCCTTCTTCGACCCGGGATTTGACCCGCTGGGCTCGGGCTACAACGTCCTGCAGGCCCGCATCGCGATTGGCTCCGGCGGTCTTTGGGGCCGCGGGTTCTCCGAGTCTTCGCAAACCGTGCTCGAGTTCCTCCGCGTCCGCGAAACCGACTTCATATTTGCGGTTATCGCCGAACAGGCCGGACTCATCGGCGCGACCGCCCTGCTGGCCATGTTCGGCCTGGTGATCCTCTACTGCCTGATGGCATCGCTCTCGGCGCAAGATTCATTTGGCGGCCTGATTGCCGCCGGAGTCATGCTTATCTTTGTTTTTCAAGTGGTGATAAACGTCGGGATGAACGCCGGGGTGGTTCCGGTTACGGGACTTACGCTGCCGCTGGTCAGCGCTGGCGGGAGTTCGGTCCTGGCGCTGCTGGCCGGGCTGGGACTGGTGACCAGCGTATCGCACTATCGGGAACCCTCGTACGTCCAGTCGCGCAAGCGCCCCGCGATCGGGGACGTTGGTGAGTGA
- a CDS encoding homoserine kinase gives MGNPRTSSRASAPRSGTLVSEPVVNDELPPPRDPVRVQVPATSANLGPGFDSFGLALDLYDEYQFAPADELAISVDGGGGAEMVSRDEGNLAIAAARQLCARAGGEFAHLRLHEVLRIPIQRGLGSSAGAICAGLVAANAQLETPATLEELIEVAVDLEGHPDNAVPALVGGFCIVLDTGPRPEWMRIELPEDLAIAVAVPELHIPTEAARRMLPRRVPLADAVFNVGRSAMLVAAIVNRDYQKLAHAMEDRLHQPYRGQLHPVMDHMIGAALATGAYGAALSGSGSTIIALHSGADETVELAMRAVCEATGIPCRTHALKPSAEGARIIGES, from the coding sequence ATCGGGAACCCTCGTACGTCCAGTCGCGCAAGCGCCCCGCGATCGGGGACGTTGGTGAGTGAACCGGTCGTGAACGATGAGCTGCCGCCCCCGCGCGACCCCGTGCGGGTGCAGGTCCCGGCAACGTCGGCCAATCTTGGGCCCGGATTCGACTCGTTCGGGCTGGCATTGGATCTATACGACGAGTACCAGTTCGCGCCCGCGGACGAGCTGGCGATCAGTGTCGACGGCGGCGGGGGCGCCGAGATGGTCTCGCGCGATGAGGGCAACCTGGCGATTGCGGCCGCGCGCCAGCTGTGCGCCCGGGCCGGCGGCGAATTCGCCCATCTGCGATTGCACGAGGTTCTCAGAATCCCGATCCAGCGCGGGCTCGGTTCCTCGGCGGGGGCGATCTGCGCCGGCCTGGTGGCCGCCAATGCGCAGCTGGAGACTCCGGCCACGCTTGAGGAGTTGATCGAGGTCGCGGTGGACCTGGAGGGCCACCCCGACAACGCCGTCCCGGCGCTGGTTGGCGGGTTCTGCATCGTCCTTGACACCGGTCCGCGCCCCGAGTGGATGCGGATTGAACTGCCGGAGGATCTGGCGATCGCGGTAGCGGTGCCTGAACTTCACATTCCGACCGAGGCGGCCCGCCGGATGCTGCCGCGCAGGGTCCCGCTGGCCGACGCGGTCTTCAACGTCGGCAGGTCCGCGATGTTGGTGGCGGCGATCGTAAACCGCGACTACCAGAAGCTGGCCCATGCGATGGAGGACCGGCTGCACCAGCCGTATCGCGGCCAGCTGCACCCGGTCATGGACCACATGATCGGGGCGGCCCTGGCGACCGGCGCCTACGGGGCGGCCCTCTCCGGGTCCGGCTCCACGATCATTGCACTGCACTCCGGCGCTGATGAAACGGTGGAGCTGGCCATGCGCGCGGTTTGCGAAGCGACCGGGATTCCCTGCCGAACCCACGCCCTCAAACCGTCGGCGGAGGGCGCGCGAATAATCGGGGAAAGTTAG
- the guaA gene encoding glutamine-hydrolyzing GMP synthase, translating to MSPDRGTVVVVDYGSQYTALIARRIREAEVYSEIVPATADLPQILAHNPVGVVLSGSDSSVYADGSPELPEGLIESQLPVLGICYGHQLVAQSLGGAVAGAERREYGPAQLEITDPGHPLFSDFPATTRVWMSHGDRVILPPPGFEQLARTANSEWAALGRENLILLQFHPEVSHTQLGHALLRNFALRVCRARADWTPSQFVSGTVSEIADQVGEGRVICGISGGVDSSVAAALVQRAVGDSLTGILVDTGMLRLGEVPELRRALGQQLGVNLITLDAADQFLGPLAGVTDPEQKRHIIGDKFFDVFIQHAEELGGAEFFVQGTIYPDVIESAAAGLGSAKIKTHHNTRIPDRLHLGLIEPLRNLFKDEVRAVGLELGLPEEIVWRQPFPGPGLAVRILGEIDADRVATLQLADHIWREEIAAEGYDRAVAQYFAVLTGVRTVGVMGDSRSYGELAALRAVESDDFMTADWSRLPHELLERAATRIVNEVNGVTRVVYDITSKPPGTIEWE from the coding sequence TTGAGCCCTGACCGCGGAACCGTTGTCGTGGTCGACTACGGGTCGCAGTACACCGCGCTGATCGCACGCCGGATTCGCGAAGCCGAGGTATACAGCGAAATCGTGCCGGCCACGGCCGATCTGCCCCAGATCCTGGCCCACAATCCGGTCGGAGTCGTCCTCTCCGGTTCCGATTCGTCCGTCTACGCCGACGGTTCCCCGGAACTGCCGGAAGGGCTCATTGAGAGCCAGTTGCCGGTGCTGGGGATTTGCTACGGTCACCAGTTGGTGGCCCAGAGCCTGGGCGGCGCGGTCGCCGGGGCCGAACGGCGCGAGTACGGTCCGGCCCAGCTGGAGATCACCGATCCCGGGCATCCGCTGTTTAGCGACTTCCCGGCCACCACCCGGGTCTGGATGAGCCACGGCGACCGGGTGATCCTGCCGCCGCCCGGATTCGAGCAGCTGGCCCGCACCGCCAATTCGGAATGGGCGGCGCTGGGCCGTGAAAACCTGATCCTTCTGCAATTCCACCCCGAGGTGTCCCACACCCAGCTGGGTCACGCCCTGCTGCGCAATTTCGCCCTGCGTGTCTGTCGCGCGCGGGCCGACTGGACCCCGTCGCAGTTCGTGTCCGGGACGGTGTCCGAAATCGCCGATCAGGTCGGCGAGGGCCGGGTGATTTGCGGAATCTCCGGCGGGGTGGACTCCTCGGTCGCGGCCGCCCTGGTCCAGCGCGCGGTCGGCGATTCGCTGACCGGGATCCTGGTCGACACCGGAATGCTGCGACTCGGCGAAGTTCCCGAACTAAGGCGCGCCCTGGGACAGCAGTTGGGGGTAAACCTGATCACGCTTGACGCAGCCGATCAGTTCCTGGGACCGCTCGCGGGGGTAACCGATCCCGAGCAGAAGCGCCACATCATCGGTGACAAGTTCTTCGACGTTTTCATCCAGCATGCCGAAGAACTGGGCGGGGCCGAATTCTTCGTTCAAGGGACCATCTACCCGGACGTGATCGAAAGCGCCGCCGCCGGACTCGGTTCGGCCAAGATCAAGACCCACCACAACACCCGCATACCCGATCGGCTGCACCTGGGCCTGATCGAACCGCTGCGCAATCTGTTCAAGGACGAAGTCCGCGCGGTCGGACTCGAACTGGGCCTGCCCGAGGAGATCGTCTGGCGACAACCCTTTCCGGGTCCGGGCCTGGCGGTCCGGATCCTCGGCGAAATCGACGCCGACCGGGTGGCGACCCTGCAACTGGCCGACCACATCTGGCGCGAAGAGATTGCCGCTGAAGGTTACGACCGGGCCGTGGCGCAGTATTTCGCGGTCCTGACCGGAGTGCGGACCGTCGGGGTCATGGGTGATTCACGCAGCTACGGCGAGCTGGCCGCCCTGCGGGCGGTTGAGAGCGACGACTTCATGACCGCCGACTGGTCGCGCCTGCCGCACGAACTCCTGGAGCGTGCCGCGACCCGCATCGTGAACGAGGTGAACGGGGTCACCCGGGTTGTATACGACATCACCTCCAAGCCGCCCGGAACGATCGAGTGGGAGTAG
- the purD gene encoding phosphoribosylamine--glycine ligase produces the protein MRVLLIGSGGREHAMAWALARSARFTKLWTLPGNAGTAEFGENVQGVSAADATAVAELAGRLRPDLVVIGPEEPLCAGVGDRLAAEGFAVFGPSAAAAEIESSKAFAKELMKRAGIATAAARSFDREPAAVAYLRQTFARGEGVGIVVKADGLAAGKGVTVCDDLSAAEAAVAEAFGGAFGPAGETILLEERLIGRETSAHAFTDGRSVAHMPFSCDHKPVFDGNRGPNTGGMGCYSPPGWLDRGTAREIRRSVTERAVRRLAEEGREFRGVLYPGMMITAQGPRVIEFNCRFGDPETEVLLPRLRTDFLDVCEAVSTGRLAELELQWDERATVGVVLVSPGYPGSYPRGAEIEGLDAVDPGVHVFLAGARRIGSRVLTDGGRVLCVVAAGATIGEARSLAYDNVARISFDGAHYRRDIALDAEPAALVQGAAS, from the coding sequence GTGAGGGTGTTGCTGATAGGTTCCGGCGGCAGGGAGCACGCGATGGCCTGGGCGCTGGCCCGTTCGGCGCGGTTTACAAAGCTATGGACGCTGCCCGGCAACGCCGGTACCGCCGAGTTCGGCGAGAACGTTCAGGGCGTTTCGGCCGCCGACGCCACCGCCGTGGCGGAACTGGCCGGCCGCCTGCGGCCAGACCTAGTCGTTATCGGACCCGAAGAGCCGCTCTGCGCCGGGGTGGGCGACCGCCTGGCGGCAGAAGGGTTCGCCGTATTCGGCCCTTCAGCGGCGGCGGCCGAAATCGAGTCCTCCAAGGCCTTCGCCAAAGAACTGATGAAGCGGGCCGGAATCGCCACCGCGGCGGCGCGCAGCTTCGACCGGGAGCCGGCCGCCGTTGCTTACCTGCGCCAAACCTTCGCCCGCGGCGAGGGGGTCGGCATCGTGGTGAAGGCCGACGGTCTGGCCGCCGGCAAGGGGGTCACCGTCTGCGACGACCTGTCCGCGGCCGAGGCCGCGGTTGCGGAGGCGTTCGGGGGCGCCTTCGGCCCGGCCGGCGAAACGATCCTCTTGGAGGAGCGGCTAATCGGCCGGGAAACATCGGCGCACGCCTTCACCGACGGGCGATCCGTCGCGCACATGCCCTTCTCGTGCGATCACAAACCGGTCTTCGACGGCAACCGCGGCCCCAATACCGGCGGAATGGGTTGCTACTCGCCGCCCGGCTGGCTCGACCGCGGCACGGCGCGGGAAATCCGGCGTTCGGTCACCGAGCGGGCCGTCCGGCGTCTCGCCGAAGAGGGCCGGGAATTCAGGGGCGTTCTCTATCCCGGAATGATGATCACCGCGCAGGGCCCAAGGGTGATCGAATTCAATTGCCGCTTCGGGGACCCGGAGACCGAGGTTCTGCTGCCCAGGCTGAGGACCGATTTCCTGGACGTCTGCGAGGCGGTGTCCACCGGCCGGCTGGCCGAACTCGAATTGCAGTGGGATGAGCGGGCCACGGTCGGGGTGGTGTTGGTCTCGCCCGGATACCCGGGGAGCTATCCGCGGGGGGCCGAGATTGAAGGCCTCGACGCGGTCGATCCGGGGGTCCACGTTTTCCTGGCCGGCGCCCGACGGATCGGTTCCAGGGTGTTGACCGACGGCGGCCGCGTGCTCTGCGTCGTTGCGGCCGGCGCGACGATCGGCGAGGCGCGTTCGCTCGCCTACGACAACGTCGCCCGGATCTCGTTTGACGGCGCCCACTATCGACGCGACATCGCCCTGGACGCCGAACCGGCCGCGCTGGTCCAGGGGGCGGCCTCGTGA
- a CDS encoding adenylosuccinate lyase, translating to MIDRYTRPEMAAIWNRRAYFEYQRQVELAVVRAWAKFGKIPLEDCELIQRASFTLERIDEIEREADHETNAFVTALAESLGPESRWLHLGLTSSDVLDTAGALQLRAALDQIGARLRRVESAVARLALKHRRTAMIGRSHGMHAEPISFGFKLANWIAELRRTAVRLAAARDSIAVGKIAGSVGTHANVPPRVEEAACAELALGVAPVASQILQRDRHAEALCALALCASTLDKFATEIRHLQRNEVAELEEPFETSRHGSSSMPHKRNPARSERISGLARVVRANAQVGLENVALWHERDISHSSAERIVLVDSTTLVDYMLWLFAGIMEGLAVYPQRMRENLDLTRGQIFSQAAMLELVESGMNRQEAYDLVRAECHAAAATGEHLHGLLARHPQVIRHIEPERLAAVFDIERHLLHVDEAFARLGLNQLDSTPLKGADELD from the coding sequence ATGATCGATCGCTACACCCGACCCGAAATGGCCGCCATCTGGAACCGGCGGGCCTATTTCGAATACCAGCGCCAGGTCGAATTGGCGGTGGTTCGCGCCTGGGCGAAATTCGGCAAGATTCCGCTGGAAGACTGCGAGCTAATCCAGCGCGCAAGCTTCACCCTGGAGCGGATCGACGAGATCGAGCGCGAAGCCGACCACGAGACCAATGCTTTCGTGACCGCGCTGGCCGAATCGCTGGGTCCGGAATCGCGCTGGCTGCACCTCGGACTGACGTCCTCGGACGTGCTCGACACCGCCGGCGCCCTGCAGTTGCGGGCCGCGCTCGACCAGATCGGCGCCCGTCTGCGGCGGGTTGAATCCGCGGTCGCCAGATTGGCCTTAAAGCACCGCCGCACCGCGATGATTGGCCGCTCGCACGGGATGCACGCCGAACCAATCAGTTTCGGGTTCAAGCTGGCGAACTGGATCGCCGAACTGCGCCGCACGGCGGTCCGGCTGGCTGCCGCCCGCGATTCGATCGCGGTGGGCAAGATCGCCGGCTCGGTAGGAACGCACGCCAACGTGCCGCCGCGCGTGGAAGAAGCCGCCTGTGCCGAACTGGCCCTGGGAGTCGCCCCGGTGGCCTCGCAGATCCTGCAGCGCGACCGCCACGCCGAAGCCCTCTGCGCGCTTGCCCTCTGCGCCAGCACGCTGGACAAATTCGCCACCGAGATCCGACACCTGCAGCGCAACGAGGTAGCCGAGCTTGAAGAGCCGTTCGAGACGTCGCGACACGGCTCCTCCTCGATGCCGCACAAGCGCAATCCGGCCCGCTCCGAACGCATCAGCGGCCTGGCGCGGGTGGTGCGCGCCAATGCCCAGGTAGGACTCGAAAACGTCGCCCTCTGGCACGAACGCGACATCTCGCACAGCTCGGCCGAACGAATCGTGCTGGTCGATTCGACCACCCTGGTCGACTACATGCTCTGGCTATTCGCCGGAATCATGGAGGGGCTGGCGGTCTACCCGCAACGAATGCGGGAAAACCTGGACCTGACCCGCGGCCAAATCTTCTCGCAGGCGGCAATGCTGGAGCTGGTCGAGTCCGGAATGAACCGGCAGGAAGCCTACGACCTGGTGCGCGCCGAGTGCCACGCGGCGGCGGCGACCGGCGAGCATCTGCACGGTCTGCTGGCCAGGCATCCGCAGGTGATTCGGCATATCGAGCCGGAGCGCCTGGCCGCGGTCTTCGACATCGAACGACACCTGCTTCACGTCGACGAAGCGTTCGCCCGCCTGGGCCTTAACCAATTAGATTCCACACCCTTGAAAGGTGCCGATGAACTCGACTAG
- a CDS encoding phosphoribosylaminoimidazolesuccinocarboxamide synthase yields MNSTSLLQTEIEGLELLSRGKVRDIYAVGEDRLLLVTSDRLSAYDVVLPDPIPGKGAVLNLLSAFWLERTRDIIANHLISTDVADMDLPAGADPDQLRDRSMLVHRTEPVLVECVARGYITGSAWSEYRRDGTVCGIKLPAGLVEAQKLPEPIFTPATKAQTGHDENISYEQMVDIVGGDLGARLRDVTLALYSYGHDYAADRGIILADTKFEFGILNGQLLLIDEVLTPDSSRFWDASGYAPGSSPPSYDKQYVRDWLVDSGWDKEPPAPNLPPEIIAATSQKYAQALARISG; encoded by the coding sequence ATGAACTCGACTAGCCTGCTGCAGACCGAGATCGAAGGACTCGAACTGCTCTCCCGCGGCAAGGTCCGCGACATTTACGCCGTGGGCGAAGACCGCCTGCTCCTGGTCACCAGCGACCGCCTCTCGGCCTACGACGTGGTCCTGCCGGACCCGATACCCGGCAAGGGGGCGGTGCTCAACCTGCTTTCGGCCTTCTGGCTCGAGCGCACCCGCGACATCATCGCCAACCACCTGATCAGTACCGACGTGGCCGATATGGACCTGCCCGCCGGCGCCGACCCGGACCAGCTGCGCGACCGCAGCATGCTGGTGCACCGCACCGAGCCGGTCCTGGTCGAATGCGTGGCGCGGGGCTACATCACCGGTTCGGCGTGGTCCGAGTACCGCCGCGACGGCACCGTTTGCGGCATCAAATTGCCGGCCGGGCTGGTCGAGGCCCAGAAACTGCCGGAGCCGATTTTCACGCCCGCCACCAAGGCCCAGACCGGACACGACGAGAACATCTCCTACGAGCAAATGGTCGATATCGTCGGCGGCGACCTGGGCGCGCGGCTGCGCGACGTGACGCTGGCGCTTTACTCATACGGACACGACTACGCTGCCGACCGCGGCATCATCCTGGCTGACACCAAGTTCGAGTTCGGAATCCTGAACGGCCAGTTGCTGCTCATAGACGAAGTCCTGACCCCCGACTCGTCGCGGTTCTGGGACGCAAGCGGCTACGCGCCGGGGTCCTCGCCGCCCAGTTATGACAAGCAATACGTGCGCGACTGGCTGGTCGATTCCGGCTGGGACAAAGAACCGCCGGCTCCGAATTTGCCACCCGAAATCATTGCCGCCACGAGCCAGAAATACGCGCAGGCGCTGGCTCGAATCAGCGGTTGA
- the purS gene encoding phosphoribosylformylglycinamidine synthase subunit PurS produces MARVEVRLQADVNDPPGNTVADGLLQLGFDGVRSVRIGKLIEIELEADGAEAALADTEAMASRLLANPVIEDFAIQVRETAAS; encoded by the coding sequence CTGGCCCGGGTCGAAGTCCGGCTCCAGGCCGACGTCAACGACCCGCCCGGCAACACCGTCGCCGACGGCCTGCTGCAACTCGGTTTCGACGGGGTGCGTTCGGTCCGCATCGGCAAGCTGATCGAAATCGAGCTGGAGGCCGACGGCGCCGAGGCGGCGCTGGCCGACACCGAGGCGATGGCCAGCCGGCTGCTGGCCAACCCGGTCATTGAGGACTTTGCGATCCAGGTCCGGGAAACGGCGGCCAGTTGA
- the purQ gene encoding phosphoribosylformylglycinamidine synthase subunit PurQ, producing the protein MKAAVLVFPGSNCDRDAQRALLESSDFAADLVPHGRRDLGGYDLIVLPGGFAHGDYLRCGAIARFSPCLEGVAAAAGRGVPVLGICNGFQILLEAGLLPGAMLPNESSRFEHGWIRVRCEAADTAFTAAAAEGNVLRLLIAHGEGNYHAPPDQLARIESAGQVVFRYCDGRGRLGRAHNPNGSVNHIAGVCNQARNVVGLMPHPERASSARLGSTDGTAFWDSAARWLMDRRS; encoded by the coding sequence TTGAAGGCGGCGGTGCTGGTTTTTCCAGGGTCCAACTGCGACCGCGACGCGCAGCGGGCGTTGCTGGAATCGTCGGATTTTGCGGCCGATCTGGTCCCCCACGGACGACGCGATCTGGGCGGTTACGACCTGATCGTGCTGCCGGGGGGATTTGCCCACGGCGATTACCTGCGCTGCGGAGCGATCGCCCGTTTCTCGCCCTGTCTGGAGGGCGTTGCGGCGGCCGCCGGGCGAGGCGTGCCGGTGCTGGGCATCTGCAACGGATTCCAGATTCTGCTTGAGGCCGGCCTCTTGCCGGGGGCGATGCTGCCCAACGAGTCAAGCCGTTTCGAGCACGGCTGGATCAGGGTCCGCTGCGAAGCGGCCGACACCGCCTTCACCGCCGCTGCGGCCGAGGGCAACGTGCTGCGCCTTCTGATCGCCCACGGCGAGGGCAATTACCATGCCCCGCCCGATCAACTTGCCCGGATCGAATCCGCCGGCCAGGTGGTCTTCCGGTACTGCGACGGACGCGGCCGGCTGGGACGGGCGCACAACCCCAACGGGTCGGTCAACCACATTGCCGGGGTCTGCAACCAGGCGCGCAACGTCGTCGGCCTTATGCCGCACCCGGAACGGGCCAGCTCCGCCCGCCTGGGCTCGACCGACGGGACCGCATTCTGGGATTCGGCGGCGCGCTGGTTGATGGACCGCCGGTCATGA